In Mangifera indica cultivar Alphonso chromosome 1, CATAS_Mindica_2.1, whole genome shotgun sequence, a single genomic region encodes these proteins:
- the LOC123221198 gene encoding BTB/POZ domain-containing protein SR1IP1, which translates to MATKKKELLSTVMKRTSEWIFSQEIPSDVTVNAGGTSFSLHKFPLVSKCGYIRKLVSESSEADLSVIEVPDVPGGAEAFELAAKFCYGINFEISIENIALIRCAAEYLEMTEDYAVGNLVGRAEAFLNEVALKSLAGAVTVLHMSESLLPIAEKVKLVGRCIDAIAYIACKENQFSLSGRAESATEGTFSTMASHPKPIVDWWAEDLTVFRIDIFQRVLIAMMARGFKQYALGPVLMLYAQKSLRGLEIFGKGRKKIGPQQEHEKRVVLETIVSLLPREKNALSVSFLSMLLRSAIYLETTVACRLDLEKRMALQLGQIVLDDLLIPAYSFTGDTLFDVDTVQRIMLNYLEYEVEGHHLNYNADDSFVSPTKSDMERVGKLMENYLAEIASDRNLSVTKFISLAEIIPEQSRVTDDGMYRALDIYLKAHPTLSDLERKKVCSLMDCQKLSREACAHAAQNDRLPHQTVVQVLYYEQQRLRNVMTGNLMDADSPAIPSKVNVYSNDIRAVPDELSILRRENEDLKIELVKMKMRMKEIERSSSKSAAASPVSNSQASYDKPPLPRKSFINSVSKRLGRLYPFVRADGVSPSNPKSKMKPPKDRRHSIS; encoded by the exons ATGGCCACCAAGAAGAAGGAGCTTCTGTCTACTGTCATGAAGAGAACTAGTGAATG GATTTTCTCCCAGGAGATTCCTAGCGATGTCACTGTTAATGCCGGAGGAACTTCCTTTTCATTGCATAAG TTTCCATTAGTCTCAAAATGTGGATACATAAGGAAGCTGGTGTCAGAATCCAGTGAAGCTGATCTTTCTGTTATTGAAGTCCCAGATGTTCCAGGTGGGGCAGAAGCCTTTGAACTTGCAGCAAAATTCTGCTATGGAATTAATTTTGAGATTAGCATAGAAAACATTGCCCTGATTAGATGTGCGGCAGAGTATCTTGAGATGACCGAAGATTATGCAGTTGGAAATTTGGTTGGAAGAGCCGAAGCTTTCTTGAACGAAGTAGCTCTCAAGAGCCTTGCAGGAGCAGTTACCGTTTTGCATATGTCAGAAAGCCTACTTCCAATTGCTGAGAAAGTAAAATTGGTGGGTCGTTGCATAGATGCAATAGCCTACATAGCCTGCAAAGAAAACCAGTTTTCTCTGTCTGGTAGGGCTGAGAGTGCTACTGAGGGTACATTTTCTACCATGGCATCGCATCCGAAGCCTATTGTTGATTGGTGGGCTGAAGATTTAACTGTGTTTAGGATCGATATCTTCCAACGGGTCTTGATAGCAATGATGGCACGGGGATTTAAACAATATGCCCTTGGTCCTGTCTTGATGCTGTATGCACAGAAATCTCTTCGAGGTTTG GAAATATTTGGAAAAGGGAGGAAGAAAATTGGGCCTCAACAAGAACATGAAAAGAGGGTAGTCTTAGAAACAATAGTTAGTCTTCTGCCAAGGGAAAAGAATGCATTGTCTGTTAGCTTTCTATCGATGCTGCTTCGATCTGCAATATATCTTGAAACAACAGTTGCTTGCCGGCTTGATTTGGAGAAGAGAATGGCGTTGCAATTAGGACAGATTGTACTGGATGATCTCTTGATTCCTGCCTATTCTTTTACCGGGGACACATTGTTTGATGTGGACACAGTGCAGCGGATCATGCTGAATTACCTTGAATATGAAGTGGAGGGGCACCATTTGAACTATAATGCAGATGATAGTTTTGtttctccaacaaaaagtgatATGGAACGGGTCGGGAAGCTAATGGAGAACTACCTTGCTGAAATAGCCTCCGATCGTAATTTATCTGTCACAAAATTCATTAGCCTTGCCGAAATTATTCCAGAGCAATCAAGGGTAACAGATGATGGGATGTATAGAGCCCTAGACATCTACCTCAAG GCTCATCCTACTCTAAGTGACTTGGAGAGGAAGAAAGTTTGTAGCTTGATGGACTGCCAGAAGCTTTCTCGAGAGGCCTGTGCACACGCTGCACAAAATGATCGACTCCCTCATCAAACTGTGGTTCAAGTGCTTTACTATGAGCAACAGCGCCTTCGGAATGTGATGACTGGCAACCTCATGGATGCAGATTCCCCTGCTATTCCTTCCAAAGTAAATGTATACTCAAATGATATCAGGGCAGTGCCAGATGAGCTCTCTATCCTGCGAAGAGAGAATGAGGACCTGAAAATTGAGTTagtcaagatgaaaatgagaatgaaagaaattgaaagGTCATCATCAAAATCAGCAGCTGCCAGTCCAGTATCAAACTCCCAAGCATCTTATGATAAACCTCCTTTGCCGAGAAAATCATTCATCAATTCTGTGTCGAAAAGACTCGGGCGCCTTTATCCTTTTGTGCGAGCCGATGGAGTCTCACCTTCAAACCCCAAAAGTAAAATGAAACCACCCAAAGACCGGAGGCATTCCATAAGTTGA